The Sesamum indicum cultivar Zhongzhi No. 13 linkage group LG2, S_indicum_v1.0, whole genome shotgun sequence genome contains a region encoding:
- the LOC105156014 gene encoding probable transcription factor KAN2 isoform X2: MELFPAQPDLSLQISPPNSKPSSSWRSSHEDEMDLGFWKRALDSRNSFSSMAKPLNFPNPTRVSDPINSSVSVSSSTHFHHLLHGASAARFLHSFQQTHQPPHLLHQSLPEEVNFLRPIRGIPVYQNTPSFPFAAHLDASVQSSSAAANHINTSSSAPTYQSQGLMRSRFLSRFPGKRSMRAPRMRWTTTLHARFVHAVELLGGHERATPKSVLELMDVKDLTLAHVKSHLQMYRTVKSTDRAAASSGQSDAFENGSSGDTSDDFLFDIQNSHKSEVPSQHGAQINMDNAKEYHALWSNSSSMEAWLHSSPNDCQGNTKSLQKDMEPKCLSSDVSSSSISETSPKKPNLEFTLGRPQ, translated from the exons ATGGAGCTATTTCCAGCCCAACCTGACCTTTCCCTTCAAATCAGCCCACCAAACAGCAAACCCTCATCAAGCTGGAGAAGTAGTCATGAAGATGAAATGGATTTGGGGTTCTGGAAGAGAGCTCTTGACTCAAGAAACTCCTTCTCTTCAATGGCGAAGCCCCTGAACTTTCCTAATCCCACAAGGGTTTCAGACCCCATTAACAGTAGCGTTAGTGTTAgctcctccactcattttcacCACCTCCTCCACGGCGCCTCCGCCGCTCGTTTCCTCCATTCTTTCCAGCAAACCCACCAGCCGCCCCACCTTCTCCATCAAAGTCTCCCCGAAGAAGTCAATTTCTTGAGGCCTATCAGAGGAATTCCAGTGTACCAAAACACTCCATCTTTTCCATTTGCTGCTCATTTAGATGCATCAGTGCAATCTTCTTCTGCAGCAGCTAACCATATAAATACTTCTTCCTCCGCACCTACTTACCAGTCTCAAGGGCTAATGCGATCGAGGTTTCTGTCAAGGTTTCCGGGTAAACGGAGCATGAGGGCTCCCCGGATGCGGTGGACGACGACACTCCATGCTCGTTTCGTTCATGCTGTGGAGCTCTTGGGCGGCCACGAGA GAGCTACACCCAAGTCAGTTCTTGAGCTTATGGATGTGAAAGATCTTACCTTAGCACATGTTAAATCCCACTTacag ATGTATCGAACGGTGAAATCAACTGATAGAGCTGCAGCGAGTTCAg GACAATCTGACGCGTTCGAAAATGGGTCGTCGGGGGATACATCCGACGATTTCCTCTTTGACATTCAGAACTCACACAAGTCTGAAGTACCATCCCAACATGGAGCACAAATTAATATGGACAATGCGAAGGAGTATCATGCTCTATGGAGCAATTCCTCAAG CATGGAGGCTTGGTTGCATAGCAGCCCCAACGACTGCCAAGGAAACACAAAATCTCTTcag AAGGACATGGAACCGAAATGCCTGAGTTCAGATGTGAGCTCATCCAGCATATCAGAGACAAGCCCTAAGAAGCCTAATTTGGAGTTCACTCTGGGGAGGCCACAGTGA
- the LOC105156014 gene encoding probable transcription factor KAN2 isoform X1 — MELFPAQPDLSLQISPPNSKPSSSWRSSHEDEMDLGFWKRALDSRNSFSSMAKPLNFPNPTRVSDPINSSVSVSSSTHFHHLLHGASAARFLHSFQQTHQPPHLLHQSLPEEVNFLRPIRGIPVYQNTPSFPFAAHLDASVQSSSAAANHINTSSSAPTYQSQGLMRSRFLSRFPGKRSMRAPRMRWTTTLHARFVHAVELLGGHERATPKSVLELMDVKDLTLAHVKSHLQMYRTVKSTDRAAASSGQSDAFENGSSGDTSDDFLFDIQNSHKSEVPSQHGAQINMDNAKEYHALWSNSSSMEAWLHSSPNDCQGNTKSLQAWLCTCMQKDMEPKCLSSDVSSSSISETSPKKPNLEFTLGRPQ, encoded by the exons ATGGAGCTATTTCCAGCCCAACCTGACCTTTCCCTTCAAATCAGCCCACCAAACAGCAAACCCTCATCAAGCTGGAGAAGTAGTCATGAAGATGAAATGGATTTGGGGTTCTGGAAGAGAGCTCTTGACTCAAGAAACTCCTTCTCTTCAATGGCGAAGCCCCTGAACTTTCCTAATCCCACAAGGGTTTCAGACCCCATTAACAGTAGCGTTAGTGTTAgctcctccactcattttcacCACCTCCTCCACGGCGCCTCCGCCGCTCGTTTCCTCCATTCTTTCCAGCAAACCCACCAGCCGCCCCACCTTCTCCATCAAAGTCTCCCCGAAGAAGTCAATTTCTTGAGGCCTATCAGAGGAATTCCAGTGTACCAAAACACTCCATCTTTTCCATTTGCTGCTCATTTAGATGCATCAGTGCAATCTTCTTCTGCAGCAGCTAACCATATAAATACTTCTTCCTCCGCACCTACTTACCAGTCTCAAGGGCTAATGCGATCGAGGTTTCTGTCAAGGTTTCCGGGTAAACGGAGCATGAGGGCTCCCCGGATGCGGTGGACGACGACACTCCATGCTCGTTTCGTTCATGCTGTGGAGCTCTTGGGCGGCCACGAGA GAGCTACACCCAAGTCAGTTCTTGAGCTTATGGATGTGAAAGATCTTACCTTAGCACATGTTAAATCCCACTTacag ATGTATCGAACGGTGAAATCAACTGATAGAGCTGCAGCGAGTTCAg GACAATCTGACGCGTTCGAAAATGGGTCGTCGGGGGATACATCCGACGATTTCCTCTTTGACATTCAGAACTCACACAAGTCTGAAGTACCATCCCAACATGGAGCACAAATTAATATGGACAATGCGAAGGAGTATCATGCTCTATGGAGCAATTCCTCAAG CATGGAGGCTTGGTTGCATAGCAGCCCCAACGACTGCCAAGGAAACACAAAATCTCTTcag GCCTGGTTGTGTACATGCATGCAGAAGGACATGGAACCGAAATGCCTGAGTTCAGATGTGAGCTCATCCAGCATATCAGAGACAAGCCCTAAGAAGCCTAATTTGGAGTTCACTCTGGGGAGGCCACAGTGA